Within the Streptomyces sp. NBC_00353 genome, the region TCGTCCTCTTCGACCAGCGGGGCTGCGGCCGGTCGACCCCGCACGCGAGCGACCCGGCCGCCGACATGCGGCACAACACCACCGCCCACCTGATCGCCGACATGGAGCGGCTGCGTGCCCGTCTCGGGATCGAGAAGTGGCTGCTGTACGGGGGGTCCTGGGGGTCGACGCTGATCCTGGCGTACGCACAGGAGCATCCCCAGCGGGTCTCCGAGATCGTGATCCCGGCCGTCACGACGACCCGGCGCAGTGAGATCGACTGGCTGTACCGGGGGGCCGGGCGGATCTTTCCGGAGGCGTGGGACCTGTTCCGGGCGGGCGTCCCGGAGGCGGCCGGGGACGGCGACCTGGTGGCCGCGTACGCCCGGCGGATGGAGAGCCCCGACACCGCGGTACGGGCGAAGGCCACGGCCGACTGGTGCGCCTGGGAGGACGCGGTTCTCTCCCAGGAGACGTACTCGGGACCACCCCCCTACAGCGGCCGGCCGGGCAGGGCCCAGCAGGCGCTGGTACGGATCTGCTCGCACTACTTCTCCCACGGCGCCTGGCTGGAGGAGGGGCAGCTGATCCGGAACGCCGGGCGGCTGGCGGGGATCCCGGGGGTGCTGGTGCACGGCCGGTTCGACCTCGCCGGCCCGCTGATCACCGCGTGGGAGCTGGCGAGGGCCTGGCCGGACGCGGAGCTGACCGTGATCGACGGGGCGGGGCATCTGGGCGGTCCGGCGACCACCCGGGCGGTCCTGGAGGCACTGGACCGGTTCGCCGCGCAGTAGAGGACAGGGACCGGCGGAAGGCGGGGGCGGTCCCGTCGGCCGAAAACAGCAATGGCATGCTATGCAGCTCGTCGCAGCGCGGCGGATCTTGCTTCCCTCGTCGGAATTCACGTGGCGTTTCCCCAACCTGCCCCCGAGCCGACGGAACCTGACTGTCCAACCACTCTCTTCCCAAGGGATACGACTTGAGATCGCGGCGACGACTCTGGGCCACGGCTGCTGTTGCGACGACGGCGGTGGCCGGTGTCCTGGTGTTCCAGGGCATGACCGGAAATTCCGGCGACAGTGCCGACAGCAAGGCAGGTCCGGTCAGGGCCGAGGTGCGCGAGGCGGCGCTGAAGGTGTCCGCGGACGGCAGTTCCGCGACTCTCGGCAGGCGGGACACCGCTCCGTTCAGCATGCTCGGCGTCACCTGGACCGACCCGGCGGCGAAGGTGACGGGAGCGGTCGAGGTACGGACCAGGGCGGCCTCGAACGGCACCTGGTCGTCCTGGACGCCGCTGGAGACCGACAACGACGGCCGTACGGAGGCGGGCCGCTCCGGTGTCCGCGGGTCCACCGAACCGCGGTGGGTCGGCCCGTCCAACGGCGTCGAGGTACGCGTCACCTCGGGCGCCAAGGTCTCCGCGAAGCTGCCCGCCGGGCTGCGGCTGGACACCGTCGACCCCGGCAAGGGCTCGTCGCTGCACGCGGCCCCGGCCGCCTTCGTCGCCGAGACCGAAATCCCGGCCGACCCGTCGCCGTCCGACTCCCCCTCGGCCGATCCGACGGCCACCTCGGAACCGACCCCCACGGCCACGGAGTCCGACACCGCCCCGGCATCCGAGACGCCGGCCGTGACACCTTCCGAGACGGCAACGGACAGCCCCTCGCCCACGGCGAGCGACAGCTCCTCGCCGACCGCGAGCACCTCGCCGTCCGCGTCGCTGCCGCCCGCACCGCCGTCGACCGTGCCCAAGCCGCCCATCACCTCGCGTGCGGGCTGGGGTGCCGACGAGTCGATCAGCCCGGAGGCGCCGGAGTACAACGACACGGTCAAGGCCGTCTTCGTCCACCACACCGCGGGGACCAACGACTACTCCTGCGCCGACTCCGCGGCGATCGTGCGCAGCGTGTACGCGTACCACGTCCAGAGCGAGGGCTGGAAGGACATCGGCTACAACTTCCTGGTCGACAAGTGCGGGACGATCTTCGAGGGCCGCAAGGGCGGCGTGGACCGGCCGGTCCTCGGCGCACACACCTACGGCTTCAACCGGGAGTCGACCGGTATCTCCGTCCTCGGCACCTACACGGATGTGGCCGCCCCCAGCGCGGTGACCACCTCGGTGGCCCGGATCGCCGCGTGGAAGCTCGGCCAGTACAAGGGTGACCCGGCGGGCAGCACCATGCTCACCGCGGGCGCCACCGGCTCCAACGGCTTCGGGAAGACCTTCACCGCCGGTACGCAGTACTCCTTCAATCAGATCTCCGGCCACCGCGACGGCTTCAACACCGAGTGCCCCGGCACCAAGCTGTACGGGCAGCTGCCTGCGATCCGCAGCCTCGCCGCAGGCCCCGTCACCGGACTGGCCATCAAGTCGGTGACCGGTGCCACGCTGTCCGGGACGTCGTACTACACCAAGTCCGCCATCACCGTGGGCTGGTCGGCCACCACGCCGAGCACCCTGATCTCCAAGTACGAACTCCTGGTCGACGGCAAGAGCGTCGCCACGGCCGCGGCCACCGCCACCTCGGCGAAGGCCACGCTCGGTGCCGGCACCCACAAGATCCAGGTCCGCGCCACGCACCAGTCGGGGAAGACGGCCACGTCCGCGGCCGCGACCATGATCGCCGATCAGACGGCTCCCACGTTCACCACCAAGCCGAACCTCGCCCTGCGCACCGGCACGGTGAACACCACCGCCGTCCCGCTCACCCTGAAGTGGAAGGCGACCGACACCGCTTCCCTGAAGGAGGTCCGGCTGACCGCCCCGGTCGCCAAGACCTACGGGCCGACCACCACGAGCGCCTCGCACACCGCCAAGTCCGGCGCGGCGACCGCCTGGTCCATGACCGCGTACGACCTGGCGGGCAACACCGCCGCCGCCTCCGTCTCCGGCACCCCGGTCATCCTCCAGGAGACCTCGGCCACGAAGACGGGCACCTGGACGACGAAGTCGTCGTCCAGCTATCTCGGCGGCAAGTCGTACTCCAGCTCGTCCAAGAGCGCGAGCCTGACCTGGACGTTCACCGGCCGGTCGGCCGCCTGGGTGGTCTCGCGCGCCAGTACGTCCGGCCAGGCGTACGTCTATGTCGACGGCACGAAGGTGGCCACGGTCGACCTGAAGTCGTCCACCACCAAGTACCGCGACGCGCTGTGGACGAAGAGCTGGTCCACGAGCGCCAAGCACACGGTCAAGATCGTCGTCGTCGCCACCTCGGGGCGTCCGGCGATCACCACCGACGGCCTGGTCTACCTCAAGTAGCCGTCGCGCACCATGACCTGAGCCCGGCTCCGCGCGCTTGTGCCGCAGAGCCGGGCTCAGGTGTTCACAGGGAGGCGCCGCCGCTCACCAGGCGAAGGCCTCCGGCGACGGGCCGGGGCCCGGGAAGATCTCGTCCAGGGCGGCCAGCACCTCGTCCGACAGCTCCAGGTCCACGGCGCGCACCGCCGAGTCCAGTTGCCCACGCGTACGCGGGCCGGAGATCGGGCCGGTCACGCCCGGCCGGGTCAGCAGCCAGGCCAGGCCCACCTCGCCGGGCTCCAGGCCGTGCTTCTCCAGCAGGTCCTCGTACGCCTGGATCTGCGCACGCACCGTGGTGTTGGCGAGCGCGTCCGCGGACCGGCCGGACGCCGAACGGGCCGCACCGCCCTCGCGCTCCTTGCGGATCACACCGCCGAGCAGTCCGCCGTGCAGCGGGGACCACGGGATGACACCGAGGCCGTACTCCTGCGCGGCCGGGATGACCTCCATCTCGGCGCGGCGTTCGGCGAGGTTGTAGAGGCACTGCTCGCTGACCAGACCGTACGAGCCGAGGCGCTTCGCGGTCTCGTTGGTCTGGGCGATCTTCCAGCCGGCGAAGTTGGACGAGCCGGCGTAGAGGATCTTGCCCTGCTGGATCAGGACGTCGATGGCCTGCCAGATCTCCTCGACCGGGGTGGCGCGGTCGATGTGGTGGAACTGGTACAGGTCGATGTGGTCCGTCTGCAGCCGCTTGAGGCTGGCGTCGACGGCGCGCCGGATGTTGAGCGCGGAGAGCTTGTGGTGGTTGGGCCAGGCATCGCCCTCCGCGGCCATGTTCCCGTACACCTTGGTGGCGAGTACGACCTTGTCGCGGCGTTCACCGCCCTTGGCGAACCAGGTGCCGAGGATCTCCTCCGTGCGGCCCTTGTTCTCGCCCCAGCCGTAGACATTGGCAGTGTCGAAAAAGTTGACGCCCGCGTCCAGCGCGGCGTCCATGATCGCGTGACTGTCGGCCTCATTGGTCTGCGGACCGAAGTTCATGGTGCCGAGGACGAGTCGGCTGACCTCAAGTCCGGTGCGTCCGAGCTGCGTGTACTTCATGGGCACCAAGCCAACGCCTTCGAGTCCGCTCGAAGCAAGGGCTCAGCGGGCGGACTCAACGGGTTCCGAGATCCTTCAGAGTCGTTGTCAGCCAGCTCAGTTCCGCCTCGCTCGCCGCACGGGCGACCGTGAGAACGCCTCGGCGGAACGGGTCGTCGAAGGCCTCAGGGCCGAGCGGGCGCTCGCCCCCGGAGCCGTAGTCGTAGAAGAAACTGCTCGGCTCCTGCAGGAACGTCAGCCTGCGCCGCAGTACATCCGCCTGCTCGGCGGGTGCCTGCAGGTGACGGAGGAAGGCGAGGACGGTGAACCAGCGGTTCTCGTCGCTGATGTCCACGTCGTCGGCCTCGCGCAGCCGGCGGCGCAGCTCCTCGCGCCCGTCGTCCGTCAGGGTCAGCGTGTGGCGGGGCGCGGCCCTGCTGCCGGGCTCGGTCCGGCGCCCGAGCCACCCGGCGCGCTCCAGGCGCTTGATCGCCGGGTACAGCGTGCCGTCCGCGATCGGGCGGACATGGCCGGTGAGATGGGCGACGCGTCGCTTCAACTCGTAGCCGTGCAGCGGCTGCTCGTACAGAAATCCCAGGATGGCCAGTTCCAGCACCCGAGCATCCTCCGCCCTCGCGTCATACATCGGCACCGATATATGGTCTCGCCGATGGTTTCATGGCCGGAGGGGAGCGAGAGACATGCAGAACGCACAGGTGACAGCGGGCGGTGCGCGCATCCGGTGGGTGGAGATCCCGGGCAGCGACGGACGGACCCGCGTCTATCTGCACGGTCTCGGCGCCTCGTCCGGTCCGTACTTCACCGCGAGCGCCGTCCATCCGCTCCTCGCCGGCAGCCGTTCGCTGCTCATGGACATGCTCGGCTTCGGCATCAGCGACCGGCCCACGGACTTCGACTACACGCTCGAAGCGCACGCCGACGCGATCGCCGTCGCACTCAGGGCCGCCGATGCGTACGCCACTGACGTCGTCGCGCACAGCATGGGCGGCTCGGTGGCCATCGTGCTCGCGGCACGCCACCCGGAGCTGGTGGCGCGGCTCGTCCTGATCGACGCCAACCTCGACCCGGTCGCGCCCGATCGGCAACGGCCCGGCAGCAGCGGCATCGCCGCCTACACGGAGCAGGAGTTCCTCGATCACGGCATGGTCGAGGTGCGCGACCGGGTGGGACCCCACTGGTGGTCGACGATGCGGCTCTCGGGCTCGGAGGCACTGCATCGCAGCGCCGTGCACCTCGCGCGCGGAACGACGCCCACGATGCGCGAGCAGCTGCTGGAGCTGAAGATTCCGCGTACCTACCTGCGGCCGGAGAGCGACGGGCCGCTGCCCGACGAGGACGGTCTGGTCGAGGGCGGGGTGCGGGTCGTGCCGGTCCCGGGGTGCGAGCACAACATCATGCTGGACAACCCCGAGGCGTTCGTGAAGGAGACGGCCCGGGGCCTGGGGCTCGGCTGACGGGAGCCGGTGTCGGCGCCTCAGCCTCCGACTGCGGCTGTCACGGCGACAACGGCGAACATCAGTACGAGCACGACGGCCATGATGCGGTTTCTGGTCTTCGGGTCCACCCGTCGAGCGTAACCGCACCGCTCAGTGCCCCAGCGGCCAGGAGGCCACCACCTCGTACCGCGGCTGCTCCCCCGGCACCCCGGCGACCGGCAGATTGCTGCGTACGAGAGCGACCTCGCCGACCTCCCACGGTGTGCCCTCGAAGGTGTCCAGGGCCTCCAGGTAGGGATGCAGGTCGGTCTCGGAGCGGCTGCGGGCGAGGGTGAGGTGCGGGGTGTAGCGGCGGTGCTCGTCCATCGCGACGCCGGCGCGGCGGGCTGCCGCGTCGGCGCGTTCGGCGAGGAGCCTCAGCGTGTCGAGTCCACCCGCGGCCCCGGCCCACAGCACATGGCCGTCGAACCGGCCGCCGCGGTGGATGCGCAGCGGGAACCGCTCGGTGCGGCGGGCGGCGCGTCCCAGCCGCTCGTGCAGATCGGGCAGCAGCCCTTCGTCGACCACACCGAGGAAGGCGAGCGTGAAGTGCCACGCGTCGGTACCGGTCCAGCGCATGCGAGCGGCGCCCGGAAGGGTGTGCAGCGGGGCCACGGCACGGCGGAGCTCCGCGACGGCGGAGTCGGGCGGCAGGACGGCGACGAAGAGTCTCATGCGGCTCATGGGCCGAGTGTCGCACCGTACCGGCGCGCATCCCGGTCACCGTGCGTACCGCGTTGTACCTGTGAAACGGGCCCCGCGTATCCGTGAAACGGCCCCGGCCGGTGTCCACCGGCCGGGGCCTTGCCACGTCGCGTACGGGCGGCTCTCAGGCCGCCGTAGTCAGCTGCTCGCGGGGGACGAACCGCACATGCGGGCGGCCCGGCCGCAGATCGACCTTGATGCGCAGGCCGCCGACGCGGGCCAGCATGAAGCCGACGCCGAGTGCGGCGAACATCGAGAACGCGCCGCCGACCGCCATGGCGGTCCGGACGCCGTACGTGTCGCTGATCCAGCCCACGATCGGGGCGCCCACCGGCGTACCCCCGGCGAAGACCATCATGTACAGGCTCATCACCCGGCCGCGCATGGCCGGATCGGCGGCCATCTGGACACTCGTGTTGGCGCTGATGTTGGTGGTCAGGCCGATCATGCCGATCGGGAGCAGCAGGATCGCGAAGAGCCAGACGTACGGCGACACGGACGCGATGATCTCCAGGAGACCGAACACCGTACCCGCCGCCACCAGCATCCGCAGCCGCGAGGAGCGCCGACGGGCCGCCAGCAGTGCGCCGGCCAGTGAACCGGCCGCCATGAGGATGTTGAAGAACGAGTACATCCCGGCGCCGCCGTGGAAGATCTCGTCCGCGAAAGCGGTGAGCCAGATCGGGAAGTTGAAGCCGAACGTGCCGACGAAGCCGACCAGGACGATCGGCCAGATCAGCTCGGGGCGTCCGGAGACATAGCGCAGCCCCTCACGGAGCTGACCCTTGGCACGCGGCACGACGACCGCCTTGTGCAGTTCGCTCGTACGCATCAGCAGCAGGCCGATGAGCGGGGCTCCGAAGGACAGTCCGTTGAACATGAAGGCCCAGCCGCTGCCGACCGTGGTGATCAGGACACCCGCGACGGCGGGACCGATCAGCCGGGCCGACTGGAAGTTGGCCGAATTCAGACTGACCGCGTTGCGCAGCTGGGCGGGGCCGACCATCTCGGAGACGAAGGACTGGCGGGCCGGGTTGTCCACGACCGTGACCATGCCGAGCAGGAAGGCGATCAGGTAGACGTGCCAGACCTGGACGACGCCGGAGAGGGTGAGGGCGGCGAGGGCTAGC harbors:
- the thpR gene encoding RNA 2',3'-cyclic phosphodiesterase → MRLFVAVLPPDSAVAELRRAVAPLHTLPGAARMRWTGTDAWHFTLAFLGVVDEGLLPDLHERLGRAARRTERFPLRIHRGGRFDGHVLWAGAAGGLDTLRLLAERADAAARRAGVAMDEHRRYTPHLTLARSRSETDLHPYLEALDTFEGTPWEVGEVALVRSNLPVAGVPGEQPRYEVVASWPLGH
- a CDS encoding peptidoglycan recognition protein family protein; translation: MRSRRRLWATAAVATTAVAGVLVFQGMTGNSGDSADSKAGPVRAEVREAALKVSADGSSATLGRRDTAPFSMLGVTWTDPAAKVTGAVEVRTRAASNGTWSSWTPLETDNDGRTEAGRSGVRGSTEPRWVGPSNGVEVRVTSGAKVSAKLPAGLRLDTVDPGKGSSLHAAPAAFVAETEIPADPSPSDSPSADPTATSEPTPTATESDTAPASETPAVTPSETATDSPSPTASDSSSPTASTSPSASLPPAPPSTVPKPPITSRAGWGADESISPEAPEYNDTVKAVFVHHTAGTNDYSCADSAAIVRSVYAYHVQSEGWKDIGYNFLVDKCGTIFEGRKGGVDRPVLGAHTYGFNRESTGISVLGTYTDVAAPSAVTTSVARIAAWKLGQYKGDPAGSTMLTAGATGSNGFGKTFTAGTQYSFNQISGHRDGFNTECPGTKLYGQLPAIRSLAAGPVTGLAIKSVTGATLSGTSYYTKSAITVGWSATTPSTLISKYELLVDGKSVATAAATATSAKATLGAGTHKIQVRATHQSGKTATSAAATMIADQTAPTFTTKPNLALRTGTVNTTAVPLTLKWKATDTASLKEVRLTAPVAKTYGPTTTSASHTAKSGAATAWSMTAYDLAGNTAAASVSGTPVILQETSATKTGTWTTKSSSSYLGGKSYSSSSKSASLTWTFTGRSAAWVVSRASTSGQAYVYVDGTKVATVDLKSSTTKYRDALWTKSWSTSAKHTVKIVVVATSGRPAITTDGLVYLK
- the pip gene encoding prolyl aminopeptidase, which codes for MDRKPDEKYPVIEPYDQGMLDVGDGNLVYWEVCGNPDGKPALVVHGGPGSGCGAHARQYFDPDRYRIVLFDQRGCGRSTPHASDPAADMRHNTTAHLIADMERLRARLGIEKWLLYGGSWGSTLILAYAQEHPQRVSEIVIPAVTTTRRSEIDWLYRGAGRIFPEAWDLFRAGVPEAAGDGDLVAAYARRMESPDTAVRAKATADWCAWEDAVLSQETYSGPPPYSGRPGRAQQALVRICSHYFSHGAWLEEGQLIRNAGRLAGIPGVLVHGRFDLAGPLITAWELARAWPDAELTVIDGAGHLGGPATTRAVLEALDRFAAQ
- a CDS encoding alpha/beta fold hydrolase, with amino-acid sequence MQNAQVTAGGARIRWVEIPGSDGRTRVYLHGLGASSGPYFTASAVHPLLAGSRSLLMDMLGFGISDRPTDFDYTLEAHADAIAVALRAADAYATDVVAHSMGGSVAIVLAARHPELVARLVLIDANLDPVAPDRQRPGSSGIAAYTEQEFLDHGMVEVRDRVGPHWWSTMRLSGSEALHRSAVHLARGTTPTMREQLLELKIPRTYLRPESDGPLPDEDGLVEGGVRVVPVPGCEHNIMLDNPEAFVKETARGLGLG
- a CDS encoding MFS transporter; translated protein: MSTGSGADSAPAPTSTHESKPGGTFSSLKIRNYRLFATGAVISNTGTWMSRITQDWLVLSLTGSATAVGITTALQFLPMLLFGLYGGVIADRLPKRKLLLVSQAALGLCGLALAALTLSGVVQVWHVYLIAFLLGMVTVVDNPARQSFVSEMVGPAQLRNAVSLNSANFQSARLIGPAVAGVLITTVGSGWAFMFNGLSFGAPLIGLLLMRTSELHKAVVVPRAKGQLREGLRYVSGRPELIWPIVLVGFVGTFGFNFPIWLTAFADEIFHGGAGMYSFFNILMAAGSLAGALLAARRRSSRLRMLVAAGTVFGLLEIIASVSPYVWLFAILLLPIGMIGLTTNISANTSVQMAADPAMRGRVMSLYMMVFAGGTPVGAPIVGWISDTYGVRTAMAVGGAFSMFAALGVGFMLARVGGLRIKVDLRPGRPHVRFVPREQLTTAA
- a CDS encoding PadR family transcriptional regulator, yielding MLELAILGFLYEQPLHGYELKRRVAHLTGHVRPIADGTLYPAIKRLERAGWLGRRTEPGSRAAPRHTLTLTDDGREELRRRLREADDVDISDENRWFTVLAFLRHLQAPAEQADVLRRRLTFLQEPSSFFYDYGSGGERPLGPEAFDDPFRRGVLTVARAASEAELSWLTTTLKDLGTR
- a CDS encoding aldo/keto reductase produces the protein MKYTQLGRTGLEVSRLVLGTMNFGPQTNEADSHAIMDAALDAGVNFFDTANVYGWGENKGRTEEILGTWFAKGGERRDKVVLATKVYGNMAAEGDAWPNHHKLSALNIRRAVDASLKRLQTDHIDLYQFHHIDRATPVEEIWQAIDVLIQQGKILYAGSSNFAGWKIAQTNETAKRLGSYGLVSEQCLYNLAERRAEMEVIPAAQEYGLGVIPWSPLHGGLLGGVIRKEREGGAARSASGRSADALANTTVRAQIQAYEDLLEKHGLEPGEVGLAWLLTRPGVTGPISGPRTRGQLDSAVRAVDLELSDEVLAALDEIFPGPGPSPEAFAW